A region from the Achromobacter seleniivolatilans genome encodes:
- a CDS encoding transporter substrate-binding domain-containing protein yields the protein MLNLSRRRFVTTTLAAGAVLALPSLSFAEGGSLADIKKRGKLTVGTEAAYEPFEFVENGKVVGYGHDVLQLMAAKLGVELEQMNLPFQGLLPGLMSRKFDFVATSVGITPERAKRFAFTQPVGVVRSVLMVRVDDASIKQDKDIAGKIIGTQMGSSSQPVAEEFEKRLKEQSGKGYADTKLFQAYPDVSNALANKTVDVALMPSNIAAVQMRKQPGAFRIAGEIGQAKLLAWVANPKDLEIRQFINDTFDELRASNQLLELQKKWFGAAMDTPRSNYLPDGAI from the coding sequence ATGCTGAACCTGTCCAGAAGGCGCTTTGTCACGACCACCCTCGCTGCGGGGGCCGTGCTGGCCCTGCCGTCGCTGTCATTCGCAGAAGGCGGCTCGCTTGCCGACATCAAGAAGCGCGGCAAGCTGACAGTGGGCACCGAGGCCGCCTACGAACCCTTCGAATTTGTCGAAAACGGCAAGGTGGTGGGTTATGGCCACGACGTGCTGCAACTGATGGCCGCAAAGCTGGGCGTCGAGTTGGAGCAAATGAACCTGCCCTTCCAAGGCCTGTTGCCAGGCCTGATGTCCCGCAAATTCGACTTTGTGGCCACCAGCGTGGGGATCACGCCGGAACGCGCAAAGCGCTTTGCGTTCACCCAACCCGTGGGCGTGGTCAGATCGGTGCTGATGGTGCGGGTAGACGACGCGTCCATCAAACAAGACAAAGATATCGCCGGCAAGATCATCGGCACCCAGATGGGATCGTCTTCCCAGCCGGTGGCCGAAGAATTCGAAAAGCGCCTGAAAGAGCAATCCGGCAAGGGTTATGCGGATACCAAGCTGTTCCAGGCCTATCCCGACGTCTCCAACGCACTGGCCAACAAGACTGTGGACGTGGCGCTGATGCCGTCCAACATCGCCGCCGTCCAAATGCGCAAGCAGCCGGGCGCCTTCCGCATCGCCGGCGAAATCGGCCAGGCCAAGCTGCTGGCATGGGTGGCCAACCCGAAAGACCTGGAAATCCGCCAGTTCATCAACGACACCTTCGACGAATTGCGGGCATCGAACCAGCTGCTGGAACTGCAGAAGAAATGGTTCGGAGCCGCCATGGACACGCCGCGCTCCAACTACCTGCCTGACGGCGCCATCTGA